CCTTTGAAAAGGCTGAATTACGTAGAATTGAAAAGACCGATATCACGATTGCGCTCATCTTCTTATCAACCATTTTTGCCACGTTATTCTTAAGCGTGCAATACCATGTACCGCCGATGCTAACTTTCTTATTTGGCTTGTCTTTGATGTTCTTAATGGCGCAATTCTTGATGCGCAAGAAGGACGTCAATAAGAAAATCATCGACTATATCCGTGAAATTGAATATGACACCTTGTTGTTCTTTGTGGGTGTGCTGTTATTAGTTGGTGCGTTGAAAGAGGTCGGTGTACTGTCTAAGTTTACCGATTTATATCTGCATCTTGCGCCGGAATACGCAAATTACTTGGTCGGTTTAATGAGTGCGGCGGTAGATAACGTGCCTTTGACGGCGGCACTATTAAAAGCAGACATTACGATGACTCCAGCGCAATGGCTAACCTTTACTTATGCGACTGGCGTTGGTGGCTCTATGCTCATCATTGGCTCTGCAGCGGGGATCATTGCAATGAGTAAGGTTAAAGCGTTAACCTTCTCAAGCTATCTTAAAATGAGTATCTACCTGCTTATCGCATATACCATTGGATATAGTGGCGCGTATTTCGCGGGTCAACTTATTTAAGACCAATGGATTTAATTTTTACCGCTCTGGGATAAGTTTTTCATAAATAACTTGACACCTAGACGGCTAAAAGATAATTTTCTTACATCGCCCGCATTGATTGCGGGCTTTTATTTTGCTTTTATTCAGATTAACAAAGGCAAAATAAACAGAAGAGGCGCGATGCTTAGGTAGTTAGTGTGAGGTGACGAGACCAATGACCACTAGTGAGGGAAGTATTCGCCGAGGAGAAAAGTTGCTCGTCGCAACGATTCTTCGGTTTACGAGGCTGAATCCTCGGAACTGTCACCGTATTGGTGGAGAGCTTCTGGCAAAGGTCATTTCAAGCGTTCGTCTTTCTAGAAATCCCATGCCGAGTTCTCCTTATAAAATTTGACTGTGCCAACAGTCGAGAGGAGAGAAAATGAATTCGCAGTATGTTGTAGCCAAATTTGGCGGTACCAGTGTCGCTGACTTTGAAGCTATGTCTCGTTGTGCTCACATTGTTCGTGACAACCCAAATGTTCGAGTGGTCGTTGTGAGTGCATGTGCTGGCGTAACCAATCACCTTGTAACGCTAACCCAACAAAAGGAAGATGAAGCCGGGCGCAAAGCAGTTGTTGCAGCGGTTGAAAACATACAGCAAGCGATTATCGACCAAGTGTCTTTGGATGCTGATCTTGCTGAGGGTTACAAGCAAACTTTCAGTGAATTTGAAAGCCTTGCGAGTTTACCAGCACTTAGCAGACAGCAATGCGATGAAATGCTGAGCTTTGGCGAACGTTTTTCTTCTTATTTGTTTACCCAAATATTACGTAATAACCAAGTTCAGGCGTCGCGCTTTGATGTGCGTAAAGTGCTTAAAACAGATAATCAATTTGGTAAAGCGAATCCGAATGTTGCAGCTACGCGTGAAGCCGCGCAAACCAGTTTGGTCGCACTACTTGGCGACACAGTGCAGGTGACGCAAGGGTTTATTGGTAGTGACCAATACGGCCAGACGACCACGCTGGGTCGTGGAGGCTCTGACTATAGTGCTGCATTGTTAGCTGAGGCAATTGATGCGTCTAGCGTGCATATTTGGACCGATGTCATTGGTATTTTTAGTACTGATCCGCGCTTGTGCGCAAAGGCTAGACCTATTCCTCGTTTAAGTTTCGATGAAGCGGCTGAAATGGCTACATTTGGTGCTAAGGTGTTACATCCCGCAACCATATTACCAGCTAGTCGTAAAGGTATTTCAGTATTTGTTGGTTCAAGTCGTGATCCGCAAGCGGGTGGTACTTGGATTGAAAAAGAGAAAACGGCGCAGGCAGGCATTCGCGCTGTGACACAACGTAAAAACCAAATACTATTGACGCTAAAAAGCCCTGAAATGCTCCTTGCTAGCGGCTTTTTGGCTCGTATCTTCACCATTCTAAGCAATTACAATATATCGGTTGACTTGGTAACGACTTCGGAAATTAGTGTCGCGCTTACGCTAGATAATGCGCCGAATGCTTCTCGACCAGAGTTAGAACAAGCTTGTTTGGATGAACTTGGCGAGTTTTGTCATGTGACCGTTGAAAATAATCTTACTTTAGTGGCCATGATAGGTTCTGAGATCCAGTTGAAGAAGTGTCAACTTAACCTCATGGATGTGTTGTCAGAGTTCAATATTCGACTAATATGCCATGGTGCGAGCAAGCACAATCTGTGCTTTTTAGTTGAGCAACAGGAGTCAGATCAGGTCGTGCAGTCAATTCATGCTAAATTACTAGAGGTTGCGTAAGTGAATTTATTGTTGTTAAGGAACTAATAAAAAAGTTGCATTATTGAGCAAGGGGTGGCACTTTGTTTATAACGGTTAGGGTCTGCTGACCTTCAAGTTTGTTTTTCCCTAGGAGTGCCATCATGAATTATAAAGACGTCTACGAATTCTGGTTTGTTGAATGCACTGAATCAGACTGGTGGAAGAAGTCTGCGGACTTTGATCGCATAATAAAAAATCGCTTCGGTATTTTGCACCAAATGGCGCACCAAGGTGAGCTTTCGAGCTGGAGAGCGACACCTCTTGGCGCGCTGTGCGAAATCATTATCTTAGATCAGTTTTCACGCAATATATTCAGAGACACTCCAGAGGCGTTTGCCAGTGATCCTTTGGCGCTGAGCCTCACCCAACACGCCATCGAAAAGGGCTATCACCGACAGCTTAACGATACTGAATTGATGTTTTTATACCTACCTATGATGCACAGCGAAAGTCGCATCATACACCGTGCCGCGGATCATTATTTTCGAGACCTGCCTAACTATGATTTTGAAGTCGCGCATAAAAAAATTATCGATAGATTTGGCCGTTACCCCCATCGAAATGAAATACTCAATCGCGATTCAACAGAAGAAGAAATGGACTTTCTAGAGACGCCCGACTCGAGTTTCTGAGGCGCACCGAGAACCTCTCGCATTTTCAGCGGAAGTACGTATAATCGGCCGTCTACAAAAAATAATGATTGATTACAGACATGGCTCATACGCGCGATGGATTTCAAAGCCGACTTGGCTTTGTGTTAGCAGCAGCTGGTGCGGCTGTTGGACTTGGTAACATTTGGGGATTTCCCACACAAGCTGCAAACCACGGTGGCGGTGCATTTTTACTGGTTTATTTTGCGGTGATTTTCTTACTCGCATTACCTGCACTTTACACAGAATTGTATTTAGGCCATCAGGCACAAGCAAACCCAGTTAAAGCACTCAAAACAGCCTGGCGTGAAGGTAATCCGAAAATAGGGGCCGCGGCGGGTTATATCGGCCTTGCTGGTGCTATCGTGATGCTAAGCTTTTACTCCATTGTGGCTGGATGGATGCTGTCTCATGCACTTGATCCTCTTGCGCAAATGGCAGAATTAGATGCCGCACACCAGTTTCTTAGCGGTGACTCGATGCTTAGAAACTTTATCTTTACGCCATTGATGTTAATTCTGACTGCGAGCATTATTCTCAAAGGCGTAAAATCAGGCATAGAAGCCTGGTCGCGCAGACTCATGCCGTTGTTGCTGGTATTACTGCTTTGCCTTATTGGTTATATGGCGACTTTAGATGGCGCTGCAGAAGGGTTTAGAACGTATTTAGTTCCGGACTTTTCAAAAATTAGTGATCCTGATTTGATCATCGCGGCGATGGGGCAGGCATTCTTTTCGTTGTCGTTGGGAGTGGGCTGCATGATGATTTATGGCTCGTACTTAAAACCGAACGAAAATCTACCTAAGCTCACGTTTAGTGTTGCAATGCTAGACACCAGTGTCGCATTTTTGGCCGGTTTACTTATTATCCCTGCTATATTTGTTGCGCAGCAAAATGGTGTTCAAGTATTTCAAGACGGCAAATTAATCGGTGAAGGCCGGTTGATTTTTGCCATTTTACCCGAGCTATTTACCAATATGGGGGAAATGGGGTTATTAGTTAGCCTGACTTTCTTTGTGCTTATGTCTATTGCGTCGGTAACTTCTACCATTTCTTCAACAGAAATTCCGGTATCGTTCTTGGTTGAAAACCATGGCTTTAAACGTAAACAAGCGACTTGGTTGGTTACGTTAGTTATCTTATTAGCATCGAGCACGATTATTCTAAATTTTGATTGGCTGTTCGAATTGGTGATCAGTCTCTTCACGCAATATCAGCTACCATTGATGGGACTCTTCTACTTTATTACTGTTGGCTGGGTTTGGAAACGCGGTAATCAGCTTCACTTAGAATCCCGTGGTGCACATTACTGGTTTGCTCAATATGTTAGATTTGTTTGCCCAGTCTTGATGACCGCAGTATTTATTAACGTAGCACTTGCAAAGTAGTGGTGATATTATTTTCAAAAACGGGAAGCATAGGCTTCCCGTTTTGATTTTGATAATAAGGCTCAGAAATCACGTGGGGAAACGAATTCCCCAGCTTGAATGCTCTCATAAGTTCGTTGCGCCAATGAATCTAAGTTGGCTAAATCTTTTCCCATTGAAGCCAGTTGGTTTGTCACTGGAATAATATCAATATCTTCAACCCCAGAAAGCTGAGCCACTCGGGCAAACGTATATGCGTGCTTATACTTTTCATGTTTGTAGAAGATACTGACTAAAGATGAATAGACTTCAGGGTTAGGGGTATGGCCGCTTTTATTCAGCTCTAATACGCGGTAGAGAATATCAACGGTTTTATCATCATCTACTTTGGCGTAAAACTCTGCGAGGAAAAGCTGAATTTCGGGATCGTTTTGCACTCTAGAGTCGTCCTGCATATTCAAAAGCTTGTTCATTGCAGTGCGATCATTGTTACGAGACCAATGATAATAAAGTAGGCCTGGGTGGTTACTGTCTTTTGTTTCATTATAAATACGTGTCATTTCTTTTAGTGCGGTAAGATGACCTTCCACTCGTGAAGTGGTTTTTTCTTTTAACTTGATGTGCTCAATTTTGGCGGCGCGAGAAACACATAGGTTGTAGCTTTCTAAATTTTGCAACAAGTCATATTTGTTTTCGTCCGTCGGCGACTTGTATTCGTGGTAGCGCGCGTAGATAAGCGACGCACGTTCGTCTTTACAGTGACTGTCTGTATTTAAGTCTTCACAAAAACCAGGCGTTTCGCTACACACTTGGTTCAATGTTAGGGTGTCGTCGCAACCAGCAAGTAGTAACGCTGCAAAAACTAGCGACTTTTTAAACGCCATAGTTTGACCTCAATGATTTTTTATAATTATAGGGTGTGATCCCCTAATAAACAGGGTAGAGCTAATAGTTTACTAGTTTAACGCAATGAATTGCTCGGTAACAGTGGAGAATCATGGCAGTTTAAATTAGAATAGCTGTGCCCATTCGGGCTATCCGTTCAAAGAAAATTGTTTATTAGGCAGAAAAAATGACCTTATCTCACGAGCAAGAATATCAAAACAGCTGGCAAGAGCGTCAAGATTATGCAGAAAGCATGCAACCCCTAATCGGTCGTCTATACCGTAATAAAGGCGTTGAAATCTCTGTATATGGTCGTCCTCTTGTGAGCGCAAGCACCATTGATGTTATCAAAGCACACAAAACAGTAGCACGCTTTGAAGAGCGCAAACTACGTCTTCGTGAAAGCTTTCCATTCTTAGAAGTGATCAGCAAAATGGAATTAGCACCAGGTCGCGTTGACCTTGGTAAGCTAGCTTATGCCTACATTTATAAAAATGCAGGTGAAGGTCGCTCAATCGAAGAGTTTTTAAATGCAGAACTTGCAGAATTACTAAACCAAGGTGCACGTCCAGAACCTCGTGACGTCGTTCTTTATGGTTTTGGTCGCATTGGCCGTTTATTAGCACGCCTACTTATCGAACGTGGCGGCTCTCACGCTGATTTACGCCTACGTGCAATCGTTGTTCGCGGTGGCCACGATGGTGATCTTGAGAAACGTGCAAGTTTACTGCGCCGTGACTCAATTCATGGTCCTTTCAATGGTTCAATCACAGTAGACCATGAAAAAGGTGCGATTAAAGCAAACGGTAACTACATTCAAGTTATCTACGCAAACTCACCTGAAGAAGTAGATTACACAAAATACGGTATTGAAAACGCACTTATCGTAGATAATACAGGTGTTTGGAAAGACGAAGATGGCTTAGGTAAACACCTTAAGTCAATCGGTGCGTCCAAAGTGCTACTTACAGCGCCAGCTAAAGGTGACATCAAAAACATCGTTTATGGTGTTAACAACTCAGACATTCAGTCTGAAGACAAGATTGTTTCTGCAGCAAGCTGTACAACTAACGCAATCACACCGGTATTAAAAGCACTTAACGACAAGTTTGGTATTAAGAATGGCCACGTTGAGACGGTTCACTCTTACACCAATGACCAAAACTTGATCGACAACTACCACAAAGCTGAGCGTCGTGGTCGTAGTGCAGCATTGAACATGGTTATTACTTCAACCGGTGCTGCAAAAGCGGTTGCTAAAGCACTTCCAGAGCTTGCTGGTAAACTAACTGGTAACGCAATCCGTGTACCAACACCAAACGTATCAATGGCAATTCTTAACCTAAATCTAGGTAAAGAAACAACCGCTGAAGAGCTAAATGAATTCCTTCGCGAGTCTTCACTTTACTCTGAACTGCGTGACCAGATTGACTACACAGCATCAACAGAAATCGTGTCTACTGACCTTGTGGGTAGTCGTTATGCAGGTGTGGTTGACTCAAAAGCAACCATCGTTGATGGCGACCGTGTAGTACTTTACGTATGGTACGATAACGAGTTTGGTTACAGCTGTCAGGTTGTACGTGTAATGCAGGACATGGCGGAAGTAAAATTCCCGAGCCTACCTCGCTAACACGAAATTTACGATAAAAAGCCAGCACCAGCTGGCTTTTTTAGTTTTTGAAACAAGTTCGTTGTGGTAGGCTTGCAAAGATAGGTCAGCTACAATTAGCTAACAAAAAGTTACACCTCAACTTTGTGCAAAGACAGGCACAATATTACCTCTCTTTGAGGTTTGATATTATTCTAGACTGAAGCATAGTTGAGTATGGTAACAGTGTATTTACACAGCAGTTTTTAACTTATTTAGGGAAACCTATGCGCATTACGAGTAATTTCGATAGTGGTAATATCAAGGTGGTAAAAGCAGAATCACCTGCAGATATTCAACTAGAAATCAATAAAGACAATGAGTCTGACTTTTTTCAATGGTTTCACTTTAGACTTGAGTCTACGCCTTTTTTAGAGCACAAAATTCATATCAACCAACTACTGAACTCAGCATATCCAGAAGGTTGGGATGACTATCACGCGGTTGCATCTTACGATCGTCAAACTTGGTTCCGTGTGCCAACCCGTTATGAGAATGGCACATTAACTATCGATTTTGAGCCTGAATGTGCTCACACCTACTTTGCTTATTTTGCTCCTTATAGTTATGAGCGTCATTTAGACCTAGTCTACTGGGCTCAAGCCCACGACGCGTGCGTTGTAGAGACTCTAGGTCAAACGCTTGACGGCCGTGATATGAGCTTACTCACTATTGGTGAGCCGTCAGATGAGAAGAAAAAGATTTGGATCACGGCGCGTCAGCACCCGGGTGAAACGATGGCAGAATGGTTTGTTGAAGGTCTACTTCACAAACTATTGGATGACGAAGATCCACATACCGCTGCACTGTTATCGAAAGCGGTATTTTATGTCGTGCCAAATATGAATCCGGACGGCAGCGTTCGTGGCCATCTTCGCACTAATGCAAAAGGCGTAAACCTTAACCGTGAATGGCAAACGCCAACACTTGAGAACTCACCTGAAGTTTATTATGTATTAAATAAAATGCATGAAACTGGGCTGGATATGTACCTAGATATTCATGGTGATGAAGCACTACCGTATAACTTCGTTGCGGGCAGTGAAGGTATTCCGAGTTATGATGAGCGCCTACAGCGTTTGGAAGAATCTTTTAAGGCGGCACTGTTAACTATCACACCTGAGTTCCAAGATGAATTTGGTTACGACAAAGATGCACCGGGTGAAGCAAATCTTACCGTTGCTTCGTGTGCTGTTGGTGAAGCGTTCAAAGCGTTGGCCTATACCGTTGAAATGCCGTTTAAGGACAATGCAAATCTGCCGGATCCTTACTTCGGCTGGTCAGACCGACGTTCATATCAGTTTGGTCAAGACACGTTAGCTGCAATCTTAAATGTGGTTGATGACTTAAGATAAGCTTAAAGACGGGTAATCACCATTTTGATTACCCGTTTATTTTTGTGCGTTTAAAAGAACAACAAAAAATAATATTTAAAACAAAGTAGTATTTAAAAATAATAAGGTAGAGCACCTCGACAGGGTGTAATAACAACAATAAAGGGGAATATTTGTGGATGCGTTAGGCAGCTTATTAGATAGCTTAGATGGAATGTTAGGTGGTTCACCTTGGTTCCCGTATGTACTGTTAGGGGTAGGTTTATTTTTTACAATCTACTTGAAATTTCCACAGATCAGATATTTCAAACATGCGTGTAAAGTCGTTACCGGTAAATATGATAAAAAAGGCCTAGAAGGCGATACCACGCACTTCCAAGCACTCGCAACGGCACTCTCTGGCACGGTTGGTACTGGTAATATTGGTGGGGTGGCGCTGGCAATTTCAATCGGTGGACCAGCAGCATTATTTTGGATGTGGATGACGGCCTTTTTTGGTATGACAACCAAATTTGTGGAAGTTACGCTATCGCATAAATACCGCGTACAAACAGATGATGGCACAATGGCTGGTGGTCCAATGTACTATATGGATCGTCGCCTAAACATGAAATGGCTAGCGGTATTATTTGCAATTGCCACTGTGATTAGCTCATTTGGTACAGGTAGTTTGCCGCAGATCAACAACATTGCTCAAGGCATGGAAGCGACTTTTGGTTTTGCGCCTATGGCCACAGGTGCGGTGCTTTCTATTCTACTTGCTTTGGTTATTCTTGGTGGTATCAAGCGCATTGCTGCCATCACTTCTCGCGTTGTGCCATTAATGGCTGCGATTTATATTCTTGGTTCTTTTGCCGTTATTTTCTACAACGTTGAGAATATCGTTCCTTCTTTCCTTTCTGTATTTACAGATGCCTTTACGGGCTCTGCGGCAGCGGGTGGTTTCTTAGGGGCTTCTTTTGCGTATGCATTCAACCGTGGGGTTAACCGAGGTTTGTTTTCTAACGAAGCGGGTCAAGGTTCAGCACCAATCGCGCACGCTTCGGCAAAAGCCGATGAGCCAGTGTCTGAAGGTATGGTTTCAATTCTTGAACCGTTTATTGACACAATCATTATCTGTACCTTGACGGGATTGGTTATTTTGTCATCGGGTGTGTGGACTGAAAAGTTCGAAACCCATTTTGAGCGCTCGTCTATGGTTATCTTAGACGGTAAATATGACGAATCGAATCAACAAGACCGAGATGCATTGTACGCCTATTTGAATGGTAAAAAAGAGCACAATGTCAAACCTTTCAATGGTGAGATTGAAGTCGTACAGGGTAAGGCGGTAACAGAAAACTTTACCGTGATCCACTCGCGTTCTATTGGTGAGCAAGTACGTTTTGGTATTACAGAGCGTCACAAGTACACGGGTACCGTCGAAGTGAAAGACGGCTTGCCAACAGACAACAGTATCAGCGTGATTGGGTATTCTTTGGTGCACTCGGCAGAGCTGACAACCAAAGCATTTACCCGAGGTTATTTGGGCGAAAATGGTAAATACATCGTTTCGATTGGTTTGTTGTTATTCGCGTTTTCTACGGCAATTGCATGGTCATACTATGGCGACCGCGCGATGATTTATCTTCTAGGTAGTCGTTCGGTCATGCCATATCGCGTGTTCTATGTTGCAGGTTTCTTCTGGGCGTCGTTTGCTGATACGACACTGGTGTGGAAGTTGGCTGCAGTGGCCATCGTCGTGATGACGTTACCTAACTTATTTGGTATTTTACTGCTCAGAAAAGAAATGAAATCTTCGGTTAAAGAATACTGGGAAGATTTCAACAAAGAACACAAACAGTGAGCGAATTTTAATTAAAATTATCTTGTCATGTAAGGACAAGACTTCGCAAAGGTAGTAGAATAGGGCGCCTCACAGGTGCCCTTTTTTGTATTATGGAGAAGTAACACGATGGCAATAGCACAGTGTCCAAGCTGCGGTAAACCTATTTCCTCCAAACATAAGTCCTGCCCGCATTGTGAAACCAATTTAGCAGACTTTTCTCAAGAAGACAGAGAGAAAGCGGCCTCTAGAAATCGCGTAAAACGTCAACAATCTGTAATGAATTACTCGTTTATTGCACTGATCCTAGTGCTAGGTGGATTCTTATATATCTATTGGCAGCAGCCTGAACCTAACTCGTTTGAAATGATCGCAAGCAAAAGCGCTATAGGCATTGGTGCGGTTTGGTACTTAATTAATCGAGTCATCCTCGTTATTTTGAAAAAGAAAAAGTAGTAATGAATGTAGATAGCTTAGTTCAAAATATTACCCCTGAAGTATTCGAGCGTTTGCAATATGGTGCGTCAACCGGAAAGTGGCCTGATGGTACGCCGCTAAGTGATGCGCAAAAAGAGCAAACTGTGCAGTTGGTCATGCTATATCAAGCAAAAGTAGCTAAGTCCAATGAGCAGTTCACCATCAACGAAAAAGGTGAAATGGTGCAAAAATCCAAACGCGAATTACAACAAGAATTCAAAGCCGACAATGAAATAGCTAGGTTCAGTGAAAATGATCTTTAAACACCTTTTTACACCGAAATGGAAACACCCTAAGGTTGACGTTCGCTCGCAAGCAGTGGACAAGTTAGACTTAAGCAAAGACGCAACTTTACTACACACGCTAGCACTTGAGGACGAGTCTGCGCAGATCAGAAAAAAGGTACTTACTAAGGTAAATGACCTTGGTCTTTGGTGGAAAGTTTATAAGCAAGATAGCGAGCTAAAAGAGCTTGCTGAGCAGAAAATTTCGAGTGCGGTCATTAATCAAGACACCGCACTGCAGAGCAACATTCGTGAAGAATACATTGAACGCTATGCGCCAGCTAAAACGCTTGAGAAAGTCGCGTTAATTGAAACCGATTTAACAAACAAAGTTAAACTCCTCAAGCGCCTTGCGAACGCCACGTTAATCGAAAAATCATTCAAAGAAGGTGATGAAGCACTTCAGGTTGCCATGTTGGAACTGATTGCACAGCATTCACTTGAAAAGAGTGTCCTAAAGGCAGCCAAAGGTGAAGCGTTTACTTCTCTTAGTGGATCACTGGAGCAGCAGCGATTAGCAAAAGAAATGCCAGCTCAAGTTGCTGAGCAAACGCGAGTTGTGCTTGCTAAGTTAAACGCGCTAAGAGATAAGCAAAACTATGAAACGGTGAACGCGCAAGCACAGCAGTTATTTGCACAGTGGCAAAGCATTGAGCTTAAGTGGTTAGATGCTGAAACGGTAACTGCATTAGATGCAAAGTATCAACAAGTAGCAGATAAATTAAACCGTCATCTCAATGAGTTACAAGTTAAACATCAAGCACAGCAAGCTGAGTTAATGCAAAAGCAAAATGAAGCCCTAGAGGTCGCTGAATTAACTGCTGAACTTGAAGCCATTGAAAAATCGGTCGAAATTGCATGTAAAACACTAGACTTAGCCTCGCACGATGCACTGGTTAAACGTAGTGAAGTATTAAAAGGTAAGGTGTCTGCACCTCAATATGTCACTGTTGAAGCGCTTGGCGAGTTCACCCGAAAACTGCAAAATATTGAGCGTGATCTTGCTGATCTACCTGCGCTTATTGCCGCAAGTGAAACCTTCAATAACACCTTAGCAGAGTTGAAGACGGTTGAGGTACCAACTTCATTAGAAGCGCTTGATACCCAAGTGCAAGTACAAAAAGACCGCTATGTTGCAGCGCGTAAAGCACTAGATTCACTGCCTAAGGTATTGCATAAATCAGCAAAAGCTGAGCTGTCAGATGCAAGCCAAGCGTTTATGACAGCTATCGAACCGCTGAAAAATGAGCAAGAAAAAGCACTCAAAATCGCGAAGAAGAAAGCACGCGATGTTCAAAGATTAATTGATCAGGGTCGATTTAACGTGGCATTTGGTGTTTTTAATGGCTTTATTGAGCAGTTTGAGTTGCTTACGCCAAGCTACAAAAAGCAGCTCGAAAACCAGCATGAAAGCTTGTCTCAAGCATTAAAAGACCTTAAAGATTGGCAAAAGTATGCCGCCACACCTAAACGTGAAGAACTGCTTGCGGAGCTTGATATCAAACTGGCTGAGGAGTCGGTAGACCCAGTTAAGCGTGCTGAGGAAGTAAAATTACTTAGAACACGTT
This portion of the Pseudoalteromonas sp. GCY genome encodes:
- a CDS encoding DUF349 domain-containing protein, producing MIFKHLFTPKWKHPKVDVRSQAVDKLDLSKDATLLHTLALEDESAQIRKKVLTKVNDLGLWWKVYKQDSELKELAEQKISSAVINQDTALQSNIREEYIERYAPAKTLEKVALIETDLTNKVKLLKRLANATLIEKSFKEGDEALQVAMLELIAQHSLEKSVLKAAKGEAFTSLSGSLEQQRLAKEMPAQVAEQTRVVLAKLNALRDKQNYETVNAQAQQLFAQWQSIELKWLDAETVTALDAKYQQVADKLNRHLNELQVKHQAQQAELMQKQNEALEVAELTAELEAIEKSVEIACKTLDLASHDALVKRSEVLKGKVSAPQYVTVEALGEFTRKLQNIERDLADLPALIAASETFNNTLAELKTVEVPTSLEALDTQVQVQKDRYVAARKALDSLPKVLHKSAKAELSDASQAFMTAIEPLKNEQEKALKIAKKKARDVQRLIDQGRFNVAFGVFNGFIEQFELLTPSYKKQLENQHESLSQALKDLKDWQKYAATPKREELLAELDIKLAEESVDPVKRAEEVKLLRTRWNELGHVETEQEKAQAAQFDEKIELLFAPCRAYFAEQEVQREQAKIAREVVIEEVKALLSALDNEGIDWREVEAQFNRLAKAWKNAGNVDAKVYQKLNSIYREHHQAVYEKLKAFHQANAVEKAKLVETAQQQLEAEDLAAACDLLKSLQKQWQQIGFAGAKQEHTLWKAFRAHNDAVFEKRSAQYAEQKAQEKSQEAEQRQLLAEFDSKVIEAITQNELAAIRDELNTFIVVPGLKQEKNRLLSQVKSKLDDLFSSQRREKFNELVEAVDTDGDIPGSWQGSNKTSLNAAQLLLRLEILTNQSSPEGLQSERMSEQVAMLDAKLQGEESSLETYLISYLAEADKADLVTSKGRLLAVLNA